Part of the Episyrphus balteatus chromosome X, idEpiBalt1.1, whole genome shotgun sequence genome, CGGTTTTATTTACTCGTCCATCATCAAAGAACACCTCGAGTTCTGGCCGTTGAATCGAGTGTAGATTTGTGCCATGAACAGTCAACATTCGACCACCACTAGCAAAACTCCTTAATGGTTTGATTTGCATGATACCTGGGTCTTGAGTATAATTGTAGATGGAACAATGGCCATTAGCACGATATGCATAGTTGCCTCTTTGGTCGTATGTGCTGCATCGTTCATAGGTTCGATTTGCTCCATCTACTATAAGTTTTAAACGGCGAATGGGTTCTGGTTGGGTAGCTTCGGATGTGATACACGTCAGCCTGTTGCTAGATGCTTGAGTAACATTTATATGGCACTCATATTCATCAAGAAAAGCCTGAATATGTGATCCAATATTAAGGTATCTACCTATCAATGTGACATGTGTTCCACCACTTCGGGGACCCATAGTCGGATGCAAGCCCTCTAGTTGAATATCCTTGTACTGAAACTGAACAATTGACTCTGCAATTCCAGCTTCGTTTGCTACTTTGATTGGAGCAATTAATTCATGGCCAACTGGACCAGTTCGACATTCAATCTTTACAGATATCTCATAGTTTACCAATTCACATGGAATATTTCCTATACTAACTTTACCTCTGACATCTTCTTCGCGTATTCCCAAATTGCTGCCTTCGATTGTTACCAAAGTGCCACCTTCAATTGGACCACTCATCGGTCTTATCATATCGATTCGTGGCCTTGGGCACTCGTTAGTTCGTTGGATATTACATGTTTCATTGTATACACAAGAATCTCCACACCATGCACATTGATATTTGGCGTTTCTTGTCACACACAAACTGCAATCGGCATGCTCGCGATGCGATCCTAAAACATCACATTTATAAAGTATCACAGTAGCAGTGTCAATGTAATGCTGTCGATTCCAAGTTATGTCTACTTTGGCTTCATATTCATGAGCATTAGTTTCATAAAAGTACTGAAAGACAAAtgtatttaatttgatattgaagaagcaaataaataagaaaatgaaCAGAATCCAGTTAATCCAAAAGTAATAAAGAATCTATTCTTTATTCTTCACTTTGTATTGAAAATAGATAGAACAAGCtattgttaaataaaaacaacaacatcaaaTGGCAATCGTATGCCAAATAAAATAATCAACTAATTTTTgtgatattgatttttttcaggaTTTTCGAAATTCTAgttcatttatataattttattcgttCTCTTACCGGAGTTTTTTCACACACAACTATTTTATTTGCCTCAATTCTCGCAGGTAGCAGCATATGAGCCTCTTCGATATGCACTGTACATAGAAATCCAGAATGAGCACTTTTTGGCTTTggcaaattttcaatttctaatCGGATTTCTTTTGGCACCCTAACTGGCAACAAAGTAGGATTACGTTGACGTTTAAGATGAGGACAcaccttcaaaaaataaattcaattaaaaaggaACAAAATACAACACAGTACACTTACTTCTGCAGTGCTAATAACATTTTCCATATTTCTACATTGTTCCGTGCGATGCACACATTTATTATCAAATATACACCAATTACAACCCCATTGGCTTTTCACACACTTCTGACAAGTATTGTGCTTTGAACAATCGAAAAATGCAAACGATCGCGATACAAAGTCTTTATTTGTTTCAGAACTTCGAACTGACAATGGAACTAATACATGATCTTCATTCGGCTCAATTATAGGTCTCTGATCTATTGGTGGGGTCATACATGCCAAACCATTTTCTAGAACTTCCGCATCGATTGGTGTTGAATTGCCAAAAACGCAACGATACTTTGCATTAAGTGGTTCTGGCAGTGTTCTTATTATTAATTGAACATGACTTAGttcttttattggaattttgtCTGGAACAATAGACTCAAAATCTATACATTGTTGCCCACTACCTAGCGATAGCCAACGAGCAGCACTAGTATCCTTTTGGCATGTACTTCTTACTGTACATCTTTTTTCCAAAGAACACCATCCACAAAATGGATCTCGAGATTCCAGACAAGATGAACAATTGGTATAGATAGAGCAATGTTCTACTCGGAGTTTAGAAATctgagcaaaataaaaaaaaagtatttaatatatttttttttttttttcaagaagtgAATATACAAACCTTTTTCTTTGATAGCACATAGAGAAAATCTTTCTTTGGGGACATCATTGTATCTTGTAATATTCGATTACCTGGATCAACAACAACTTCTTCATATTCACCAAGTTGCTGACCCGatataagaacttttttgattgaaccAGTTTCAGTTCCAAGAAATGCCAATGAGTGAGGacctgttgttgttgctgttacTGATGTTATTGAAACATTATCAAAATGAAACAATGCATGGGCTGTGATTGGAGAGACTCCGCTTATTTTCAAGCCTACCGTACAGAAACTATAAATGTTTCCCAATGACtgtatgaataaattaaaaaaaaatatatatatgaacTGCGTTTATGACTACCATTTTTAACATTATAAAATTAAGGAAAAGATACAGAACTCTCGAGTCTAGCTACACTACAGGCCAAAAGTTTGAACCACTCCACATTTTAGAAAGAAAACCAAATACAaccaccaaaaatttttttacaataaaaataagtatgtagaatacaaaaataagtaTGTAGAATTTACAATAAGTATgtagaatttaattaaaattaaaagaaataaaaaaagttgagacaAGTTCTAATATTTATTGAACGCCCGCAGGAAAAATGAACTATTCCAAGAGTAATATAAAAGTACATTATATtagtaaacttttttaaaagtaaaattgcttttttttcaatacaagaaactttaaaaaaaatgcgattaaGCTAGAAAAAGCAACTCTTCTCGCTGAAAACAAGCTTTAATATTCCATACAATCACTTTCCTTCAGTGTTAACACTATGTATTTTTATAGCTCTAAACTCAAGGCtactttaaaaatttagaatatCGTCACAAACACTGAAAGGAGACTgtgcacttttgtatgggacgtggcccattggtgtaacacattgaggcatacatcaaatgaaaggtctagatgagtatattatttttgtatatgtatcTCGTGCAGAGAAAGTGCAGTGATgtattttatgttcaaaaatgtatgtaataatattcagaaaaatatacattttgatTCATTgaaaccagattcgaagtctattttgccctatcacgtcaggttttcgggataacctcaaaaagatgtaaaacggacttcggattcagttTCACCGACCAAAAAcatattagccctgttccatagGAGGTGGTaatctactaatagtagatgtttaagttaatctagtactaccatctactcatgctcttcttcccgagtagatatgatttgtattgaattcgttgaaaatgCGTTCCATTGGAGCTAGTAAACTAccagtagtactttgccacctcccaaaggaacagggctattattaATATAGTCGGATCCCAATTCAATTTGTATCACCTGTTTACTATTGTTCAGGtaataaaataagataaaacaaaaaacctgaTCTTCTATTCATAAAACCAACCCCCAGTCatgaatgaaattaattgaagaaTTCAGGGGAAACACGGTATATAACCAcatttagtcaaaaataaactaatgacgAGGTCCTGTAGTATAAACCTTAATCTGATGGCATCTTTactttacgaaaaaaaatttaagcaaattaatttatgtgcctttagtactaagttgtatggaggacaaaattttataatgccTTTTTCTCGGAATGAGTTGAAATGGCCTTGTGCTGTTTATCCCTTGAACCCTTTAATTGTTTatgttggattcaaaatttTGGACTGCTGTGTATAATTTATAACTTGAGTTTTCAAAAGACTTAAATACAAACTATAACTTCTATAATCTATAgcgtatctaaaaaaaattgtaaagaaaaataactttttaactCACCCCAACCATTGGACATCGTCCATCATTAATTGTTCCAGATATATAGCCCAAATTACGATCCTTTATAGTCCCATTAAAGCACATGtgtatattttcaataaaaacctCTTCGATTTCTTTCAAACTATAAATGCACATAGCTGATTTAGATTCTGGTTGTTTGGTAATTTCCTTAGATGGCGAAAAAACTGTAACCAATACATGATCGTCTTTTTTAATACCCAGTTGTTGAGCTAGCTTTTGTCCGGCTTCGGTAATTTTTGCATCCCTCAATATATTATAATCAATATTATCGTGTGTTGCCTGGCATTGTATTGTTATTTCCGTATAACTATCATAATTTGAATCGGTTATACAAATTCTAGCCAATCGTGTAACATAACCAGCTTCCTCAGCTAAATGTGATTTCTTTTGAACTAGTGCAAAATATGCATACTCCGATGAATTGAATCCATAAACATAATCAACGAGAAAATGATCACGATACTTCACATCGATATTTATAATCGACTGTTGAATTGAAAATTCCGCATAATTTAAGTCTTCAAGCTTGCGAGAACTTATCGCTGGAACATCGTGTCGATAATCACCAACATTTGTGAATGTCGTGCCAACATAAAGAATATCTTCTTTTTTCCACGACTGATACTGTGATGGACCTATGAATGCGTATGTTGATGAGTTTTCATCATTTGCAGCCAATGGAATCGCTATGAATTGTGACGATTGTGGGAATTTCGATAAGTGATAAATTTCACAAGCACCTTGTCGTATGCTTCCGCAAGCTATCAGAATATCATCCACATAGTTgactattaaaattttattatgatTGTTCATTTGTTGGGTTTCAACTTCTTCGGGGCAGCCGCCTGCATGGCATTGCGGACTGTCATGCTTTGGACCGGTTACAGCTTGTGTAAGCACTCgtaaattttcattcaattgAAGTATTTTATTTGTGGCTCCGGCATAGAAAACATTTCTTTTCTTATCATATGATAGATGAGTAAAGTAATTTGTATAATATAGCGAAGATATTGATGATGAGCTAGTATTTGCTGTATTTGTGGAGgctgttgatgttggtgtgcTTCCACCACCTCCAATCGATGATTGcgtcgatgatgatgatggtaaaCAAAATTGAGCAACAATATCGCTTTGAATGTGAGTTGTATCATTTATACAAGATAAAGATCCAATCATTTTATTGCGGCCATTACTTAaattactactactactactactagaCTTCTGCTGAACACTTATTGTACTAACTGTTGATGTAATTAACAACAAGCAAGCCGTCACATGCAGTTGCAAAAGCTGCCTAAGGACGGTTTTGGGCATGGTGgtggtttttgttgtttgtttttgttttggttctctataattgtttttctttacAATTTTCAGCGATATTTCAATTCCGAGGCAGTACAACGGTTACTATAGCCTAGTTGACCACATTTAATACTTCGGTGTGGTCCATTTgtgttttataattaaatttcaattgcaATTTGTgtcgttttttaattttgtttgttgttgcttTGTTTCCTTCTTTGCTTTGTAGTTTAGGGCAAAATAAGGtctgaaaagaaaatttgtttatatattaAGAAATGGAATGAgaatatatttaaacaaaatactaGCTCAAAAAAGGGgcttttacaattttacaaGAACTGCATTttatcctgaaaaaaaaatctgagagCCCTTATGATGGTATTGCACCATATTCCAATTGGAACATTACTTTATCGACACCCTGTATTTTCCAGGTATTGCGACATGCCAACAACATGAACAAGGGTGCAGCTATGTATCTTCCAAATTACAGCTCAAAGAAGAAGGAGTGCTTAAGATCTAGGCACTAGGCCTACTAGTGGATGACGACAAAATTCTTCACTGCTTTTAAATCAGCAGTATCAAACCAGCCGAACCTAATTAAGAAGAAGTAAAGGTAAGAAGGTAAGATGCCCTGCAGGAGTCGCTAACGAGATTCTAATCAAAGTCAGTGTGCACCAGGGAGAGTCCTTTGCTTTTTATCTCAGTTCTGTCTTTCAGCTTGAAGGAAAAATGACGGATCCAAAAGTAAaacagttattctttgctgatgatggagcCATCAAAAGTCTAAATATAACACCATTGCAACGAGCACTTTATGTATGATTGAATCTTCTAGAAGGAAGTAGATACATTTCCCGACCTAGACGGTCTTATTCACGGCATACTACAGCGGCTAAGcgccaaccaaaccaacccaactcaaccaaccctacaactggacaaccgggtctgaacaccccgagaACAACCTAGACAgtagactttttaaattaagattatccatgtattatatttatttataatttataaatttatcattatttaaagtTAGGCCCCctttgtgccaacaaaattttgtatctatcaatgtatcttcgaaataagttattttaagtcaattgtaaatagcaAGTTCAATACACCAAAACTGAATTGAAATTGGCCTTGTTCTGAACATTAACTTGTATGAAACAGTGTTTTCCAAGTGTGAAACATTttgtgatgacgacatcaaCCCTTGCATAAGAgagtagggtggatgaagttgTGAGAAAACTCCGTCAGCTTCTGACCGAAAAAATGCCCCCTTAACTGAAAGGATGAAAATGCTTGGAACACAAAGATACGAGGAAGCTTGCAtgttaaaaaataccatcgctcaaaaaataaaatatgaccGACACATTCGGTATCGCCATGTTCAAAGGAAAGATCCTGAAAACCCCATAAAAAAGGCAATATTGCACAATAATATGGCGGATAAAAGTTCTTTTCGATTTAAATAGTGTACAAATTGGGAAAAGGACCATGAAGATCACGTTTCGGTATTCCAAAACAAAAGCCTGGTTGGAAATGATTTTAGACCATCCAGTCCTGGACGAGCTTATACGATACACGACAGCTAAGAGCGCAAAATACTagcaataggggtattcacgattcgatgcaaatagTTTGTAtcgttgcaaaagtgcaaaagtgtagcattttcttaaacttaaacagccaaatatacagactacaatttttttacacttttgaacttttgctataccctaactctattgcaaaaataaaatacaatggtgcaaaatttgtttgatgcaGTTTTAGtagtagaaaaacaaaatttagcaattttacaCCTTTTCGTACAAACTAGGTTTGATATGTACCTATGCACAAAATGTGGATAAAAAACGTTCATACttaacaatttttcaagtaaaagcatttactattttgtatgcatatgaCCCATTGTCATGGGTCTACTATGCAACTCTACGACACAGTTTCCGGATTAGGGCTGTATCAACCGTGCAAATCTTTTTGATTCCATCATCGAAAAGTagatcaagtcaaagcttgtttcttgctgtcgcgaagagcttagggttcttggtatgcagcataatgtaagactctgctgggttcccggccacagtgatgtgttcggcaacgaaaaagcggacgAGCTTGCAAGGGAAGGCTCAGTACTTGATCCTTCTCTCTCTGATGTTATGGTATCAGAATTCCACAATGTGAAATGAAACGAAATATCGtcaaacatatttttcaaaaaaccaatgaaagatggaacctcctagatacctgcggtcacaccagaaAACTATGGCCGAATTACGAcgagaaaaaatctaataagaTCTTACCTTATAGGTGTtttaacgggacataacctactgggctaccataaaaagaaaatagggCTTAGCACAGATGACCTATGTagaggctgcggcaatgaggacgaacaggaagaTACTACTCACTTCCTgtgtcactgcccagcactctgccgcactagaaaaacatttttagggaactacttctttaatgaattagaagaactgtcaggcaatagcctattgaactttgtcaagtctaCCAAGTGGCTCGACAAACCATAGGATTCATAAGATTACACTTTTTTAATGAGGTTTTAAATACTTCAGAGTatcaagggatctacattgatctaagtgtgacggtaacaacatcaactgtcagcccatttaacctaacctaacctatcatcgaaaataattttttatatataaaaattttttaacatttttcaaaaaaaaagttgggatgccattttgaagaaataattaatttacacattaaaactaaatttcaaaatttttcattaatccgttttcaaaaaattgatttttcaaaaaaaaattttgaaatattttttaaaaaaccaaaaatgcgttttttgaaaattttctaaaattttaatattatctttacttacacacttttgtataaaaattttcatttgaatgttaatgttgtacgagatattcagaaacgaaaaaaaccgttctatgacaggtaccgttaataacggtacaaaaaatattttttttatttaaaaagttggctcttatgtgttgtactacacacaaaaattttaatcaaaatcgttagagccgtttttgaaaaaaattaacttttctatttccgttatatggcaggtaccgttagttttggtcataaaaaaaaaatttcaatttcccctctagggaatcaccaaaaactgc contains:
- the LOC129920670 gene encoding plexin-B isoform X2 → MPKTVLRQLLQLHVTACLLLITSTVSTISVQQKSSSSSSSNLSNGRNKMIGSLSCINDTTHIQSDIVAQFCLPSSSSTQSSIGGGGSTPTSTASTNTANTSSSSISSLYYTNYFTHLSYDKKRNVFYAGATNKILQLNENLRVLTQAVTGPKHDSPQCHAGGCPEEVETQQMNNHNKILIVNYVDDILIACGSIRQGACEIYHLSKFPQSSQFIAIPLAANDENSSTYAFIGPSQYQSWKKEDILYVGTTFTNVGDYRHDVPAISSRKLEDLNYAEFSIQQSIINIDVKYRDHFLVDYVYGFNSSEYAYFALVQKKSHLAEEAGYVTRLARICITDSNYDSYTEITIQCQATHDNIDYNILRDAKITEAGQKLAQQLGIKKDDHVLVTVFSPSKEITKQPESKSAMCIYSLKEIEEVFIENIHMCFNGTIKDRNLGYISGTINDGRCPMVGSLGNIYSFCTVGLKISGVSPITAHALFHFDNVSITSVTATTTGPHSLAFLGTETGSIKKVLISGQQLGEYEEVVVDPGNRILQDTMMSPKKDFLYVLSKKKISKLRVEHCSIYTNCSSCLESRDPFCGWCSLEKRCTVRSTCQKDTSAARWLSLGSGQQCIDFESIVPDKIPIKELSHVQLIIRTLPEPLNAKYRCVFGNSTPIDAEVLENGLACMTPPIDQRPIIEPNEDHVLVPLSVRSSETNKDFVSRSFAFFDCSKHNTCQKCVKSQWGCNWCIFDNKCVHRTEQCRNMENVISTAEVCPHLKRQRNPTLLPVRVPKEIRLEIENLPKPKSAHSGFLCTVHIEEAHMLLPARIEANKIVVCEKTPYFYETNAHEYEAKVDITWNRQHYIDTATVILYKCDVLGSHREHADCSLCVTRNAKYQCAWCGDSCVYNETCNIQRTNECPRPRIDMIRPMSGPIEGGTLVTIEGSNLGIREEDVRGKVSIGNIPCELVNYEISVKIECRTGPVGHELIAPIKVANEAGIAESIVQFQYKDIQLEGLHPTMGPRSGGTHVTLIGRYLNIGSHIQAFLDEYECHINVTQASSNRLTCITSEATQPEPIRRLKLIVDGANRTYERCSTYDQRGNYAYRANGHCSIYNYTQDPGIMQIKPLRSFASGGRMLTVHGTNLHSIQRPELEVFFDDGRVNKTACIVINPNQMECPSPSVSSKFNSYKLSIERIQGHSSYQGQSYHSFHNLRRRRSIQDNSYFTTTSYGGSASDMAALKIHETQLSLQVGFIMDNVQIVRDLSKYFQNIRSTIVYVGDPNYFSFPNGKKLYKGDTLVIEGELLNIASDEYDVNVTIGTVQCNITSLALTQLVCIPPEQQPAPTDENGVETYTDLPLVVVKVGRNLRFQIGYLKYDLLKPYSFSHAMFGIAFAVIVVVIFFVVIITYRRKSTQAEREYKRIQIQMITLESNVRLECKQAFAELQTDMTDLTADLESSGIPTLDHVNYIMKVFFPGVSDHPVLNSPKLRMNTPHTNYDTAMLQFEQLISNKYFVLAFIETLEAQKSFNIRDKVNVASLLMIVLMNKMEYATEILKCLLLRLIDKSVMSKHPQLMLRRTESVVEKMLTNYMAICMYDYLKEYAGSSLFLLFKAIKHQIEKGLVDAVTHAARYSLSEEHLLHEQIDHSVVMLHILQDDLDEKVQCKVLDWDTISQVKSKILDALFKNTPFSMRPSIHEVDLEWRHGRGGHLTLQDEDLTTKTKVGWKRLNTLAHYGVKESAVMSLIARQNDGYNINYSKQQQPFHNFYYINNSQSHIIINSDLESGLQQPRFYHLVKPVVPDHYMNMKNSAISGGGVGCSGGGGNGAGANERGHKTIPEVYLTRLLATKGTIQKFVDDFFATILTVNEELPPAVKWLFDLLDEAARRHDISDQEIVHAWKSNSLPLRFWVNFIKNPDFIFDVNKTTTVDSCLSVIAHTFIDACSTTEHRLGKDSPSNKLLFAKDIPQYRKMVKQFYREVARLPQISDQEMNTAMQQLSVQQSEEFDTIAALKELYIYVTKYRDQIMQTLEVDVNCKKMHLAHKLENVACTLDGEETSAC
- the LOC129920670 gene encoding plexin-B isoform X1; this encodes MPKTVLRQLLQLHVTACLLLITSTVSTISVQQKSSSSSSSNLSNGRNKMIGSLSCINDTTHIQSDIVAQFCLPSSSSTQSSIGGGGSTPTSTASTNTANTSSSSISSLYYTNYFTHLSYDKKRNVFYAGATNKILQLNENLRVLTQAVTGPKHDSPQCHAGGCPEEVETQQMNNHNKILIVNYVDDILIACGSIRQGACEIYHLSKFPQSSQFIAIPLAANDENSSTYAFIGPSQYQSWKKEDILYVGTTFTNVGDYRHDVPAISSRKLEDLNYAEFSIQQSIINIDVKYRDHFLVDYVYGFNSSEYAYFALVQKKSHLAEEAGYVTRLARICITDSNYDSYTEITIQCQATHDNIDYNILRDAKITEAGQKLAQQLGIKKDDHVLVTVFSPSKEITKQPESKSAMCIYSLKEIEEVFIENIHMCFNGTIKDRNLGYISGTINDGRCPMVGSLGNIYSFCTVGLKISGVSPITAHALFHFDNVSITSVTATTTGPHSLAFLGTETGSIKKVLISGQQLGEYEEVVVDPGNRILQDTMMSPKKDFLYVLSKKKISKLRVEHCSIYTNCSSCLESRDPFCGWCSLEKRCTVRSTCQKDTSAARWLSLGSGQQCIDFESIVPDKIPIKELSHVQLIIRTLPEPLNAKYRCVFGNSTPIDAEVLENGLACMTPPIDQRPIIEPNEDHVLVPLSVRSSETNKDFVSRSFAFFDCSKHNTCQKCVKSQWGCNWCIFDNKCVHRTEQCRNMENVISTAEVCPHLKRQRNPTLLPVRVPKEIRLEIENLPKPKSAHSGFLCTVHIEEAHMLLPARIEANKIVVCEKTPYFYETNAHEYEAKVDITWNRQHYIDTATVILYKCDVLGSHREHADCSLCVTRNAKYQCAWCGDSCVYNETCNIQRTNECPRPRIDMIRPMSGPIEGGTLVTIEGSNLGIREEDVRGKVSIGNIPCELVNYEISVKIECRTGPVGHELIAPIKVANEAGIAESIVQFQYKDIQLEGLHPTMGPRSGGTHVTLIGRYLNIGSHIQAFLDEYECHINVTQASSNRLTCITSEATQPEPIRRLKLIVDGANRTYERCSTYDQRGNYAYRANGHCSIYNYTQDPGIMQIKPLRSFASGGRMLTVHGTNLHSIQRPELEVFFDDGRVNKTACIVINPNQMECPSPSVSSKFNSYKLSIERIQGHSSYQGQSYHSFHNLRRRRSIQDNSYFTTTSYGGSASDMAALKIHETQLSLQVGFIMDNVQIVRDLSKYFQNIRSTIVYVGDPNYFSFPNGKKLYKGDTLVIEGELLNIASDEYDVNVTIGTVQCNITSLALTQLVCIPPEQQPAPTDENGVETYTDLPLVVVKVGRNLRFQIGYLKYDLLKPYSFSHAMFGIAFAVIVVVIFFVVIITYRRKSTQAEREYKRIQIQMITLESNVRLECKQAFAELQTDMTDLTADLESSGIPTLDHVNYIMKVFFPGVSDHPVLNSPKQLRMNTPHTNYDTAMLQFEQLISNKYFVLAFIETLEAQKSFNIRDKVNVASLLMIVLMNKMEYATEILKCLLLRLIDKSVMSKHPQLMLRRTESVVEKMLTNYMAICMYDYLKEYAGSSLFLLFKAIKHQIEKGLVDAVTHAARYSLSEEHLLHEQIDHSVVMLHILQDDLDEKVQCKVLDWDTISQVKSKILDALFKNTPFSMRPSIHEVDLEWRHGRGGHLTLQDEDLTTKTKVGWKRLNTLAHYGVKESAVMSLIARQNDGYNINYSKQQQPFHNFYYINNSQSHIIINSDLESGLQQPRFYHLVKPVVPDHYMNMKNSAISGGGVGCSGGGGNGAGANERGHKTIPEVYLTRLLATKGTIQKFVDDFFATILTVNEELPPAVKWLFDLLDEAARRHDISDQEIVHAWKSNSLPLRFWVNFIKNPDFIFDVNKTTTVDSCLSVIAHTFIDACSTTEHRLGKDSPSNKLLFAKDIPQYRKMVKQFYREVARLPQISDQEMNTAMQQLSVQQSEEFDTIAALKELYIYVTKYRDQIMQTLEVDVNCKKMHLAHKLENVACTLDGEETSAC